A stretch of Mus musculus strain C57BL/6J chromosome 19, GRCm38.p6 C57BL/6J DNA encodes these proteins:
- the Prdx3 gene encoding thioredoxin-dependent peroxide reductase, mitochondrial precursor, protein MAAAAGRLLWSSVARHASAISRSISASTVLRPVASRRTCLTDILWSASAQGKSAFSTSSSFHTPAVTQHAPYFKGTAVVNGEFKELSLDDFKGKYLVLFFYPLDFTFVCPTEIVAFSDKANEFHDVNCEVVAVSVDSHFSHLAWINTPRKNGGLGHMNITLLSDITKQISRDYGVLLESAGIALRGLFIIDPNGVVKHLSVNDLPVGRSVEETLRLVKAFQFVETHGEVCPANWTPESPTIKPSPTASKEYFEKVHQ, encoded by the exons gTTGCTCGTCATGCAAGTGCTATTTCCCGGAGTATTTCTGCCTCAACAGTTCTTAGGCCTGTTGCTTCTAGAAGAACCTGTTTGACAGACATACTGTGGTCTGCCTCTGCCCAAGGAAAGTCAGCCTTTAGCACCA GTTCCTCTTTCCACACCCCTGCTGTCACCCAGCACGCGCCCTATTTTAAAGGTACTGCTGTTGTCAATGGAGAGTTCAAAGAGCTGAGTCTCGACGACTTTAAGGGAAAATACTTGGTGCTTTTCTTCTACCCTTTGGATTT caCATTTGTGTGTCCTACAGAAATTGTTGCTTTCAGTGACAAAGCCAATGAATTTCATGATGTAAACTGTGAAGTAGTTGCAGTTTCAGTGGATTCCCACTTCAGTCATCTTGCCTGGATCAACACACCAAGAAAG AATGGTGGTTTGGGCCACATGAACATCACACTGTTGTCGGATATAACTAAGCAGATATCCCGAGACTACGGAGTGCTGTTGGAAAGTGCTGGCATTGCACTCAG AGGTCTCTTCATTATTGACCCTAATGGTGTCGTCAAGCACCTGAGTGTCAACGACCTTCCGGTGGGCCGCAGTGTGGAAGAAACACTCCGTTTGGTAAAGGCGTTCCAGTTTGTGGAGACCCATGGAGAAGTCTGCCCAGCCAACTGGACACCAGAGTCCCCTACG atcAAGCCAAGTCCAACAGCTTCCAAAGAGTACTTTGAGAAGGTCCATCAGTAG